The Vicinamibacterales bacterium genome segment TCGGCATCCCACGACGGGTGTTGCCGCTGCTGATCCTCCAAAACAGCGCCCCGTCAGTCTCGGCCTGCACGTCACCGGTCACAAGAGCAGGACCCTTCCGGCTGCCGCGTCCATCAGCGCCGTGACACGTCGAACAGCGCTGCCGGAACAGTCTCTCGCCGCCCGCCAGCACCTCGGGCCGTTGAGCCAACGGGTTGGCGCGGCTCTCGACGACGAGAGGGGCCGACCACCCTGGATCCCGCTGCCCGCCCTCGCTGACGCCCGTCGCAACAACCACGATCGCAATTGCCGTGACGATCCACCCGATTGAACGGCTGCCTTGGTTCGCGTTCATCCCTGGCTCCGCCTCAACGGCATCTCGTATGCCCACCCCACCCGGATCAGGTAACGGTCGCTGGCGCCGGTCAACCCGAAGCCGACGGAGGCTTTCAGCGTCGAACGATCCGAGAGGTGCCAGGCGATCACGGGGGCCAGGAAGT includes the following:
- a CDS encoding c-type cytochrome — its product is MNANQGSRSIGWIVTAIAIVVVATGVSEGGQRDPGWSAPLVVESRANPLAQRPEVLAGGERLFRQRCSTCHGADGRGSRKGPALVTGDVQAETDGALFWRISSGNTRRGMPTFSFLPEPQRWQLVMALRSLDAIKGHPKR